A window from Candidatus Eisenbacteria bacterium encodes these proteins:
- a CDS encoding shikimate kinase: MTRDPRTRSRAHVTGRRATPGGRGVFRRHAALLGMMGSGKSTLAPLVAARLRMGLVDTDSWIEARAGRSVARIFARDGEPAFRALELEALDFLRGRAPAVIAAGGGLVSVPAAARRLRALACCMFLDASPVVLAGRLDAAGHRSRPLLRGAERDPAAHLSRMLAGRLPAYEAAAHAVLRVDGLSARQAASLAAWALAALGSPHRGRAARRRR; encoded by the coding sequence GTGACCCGGGATCCGCGCACACGCAGCCGCGCGCACGTCACCGGCCGCCGGGCAACCCCCGGCGGCCGTGGCGTTTTCCGGCGGCACGCGGCCCTGCTGGGCATGATGGGCTCGGGCAAGAGCACGCTCGCGCCCCTGGTGGCCGCTCGCCTGCGCATGGGGCTGGTGGACACCGACTCCTGGATCGAGGCCCGCGCCGGCCGGAGCGTGGCGCGCATCTTCGCCCGCGACGGCGAGCCCGCCTTCCGCGCCCTGGAGCTGGAGGCGCTGGATTTCCTGCGCGGCCGCGCCCCGGCGGTGATCGCCGCCGGGGGCGGGCTGGTCAGCGTGCCCGCCGCGGCCCGCCGGCTGCGCGCCCTGGCGTGCTGCATGTTCCTGGACGCCTCGCCGGTCGTCCTGGCCGGCCGCCTGGATGCCGCCGGCCACCGCTCCAGGCCGCTGTTGCGGGGCGCGGAGAGGGACCCGGCCGCGCACCTCTCCCGGATGCTGGCCGGCCGCCTCCCCGCGTACGAGGCCGCGGCCCATGCCGTCCTGCGAGTGGACGGCCTGTCGGCCCGCCAGGCCGCCTCCCTGGCCGCGTGGGCCCTTGCGGCTCTGGGCTCGCCCCACCGCGGGCGGGCGGCCCGCCGCCGCCGCTGA
- a CDS encoding HEAT repeat domain-containing protein, which yields MKRDDVRKKRAHVDELVRARGAEAIPALTELLGHESWTLRESAAKALTAMGQDAVSAVLPLARSGLWYSRAGAARVLGAVGGSECLAVLLDMLLEENRTVSESAASALVHVCRRGGVTSVARGVYARSPSDREPALRLLEAGEAGLEEKVRRLLADTQLMTVREDGSELWEQGDTGRKGGLVWEVLTGGKAQPPEAVR from the coding sequence TTGAAACGCGACGATGTTCGAAAGAAGCGGGCCCACGTGGACGAGCTGGTCCGCGCGCGCGGGGCGGAGGCCATCCCGGCCCTCACCGAGCTGCTGGGCCACGAGAGCTGGACGCTGCGCGAGAGCGCGGCGAAGGCGCTGACCGCCATGGGCCAGGACGCGGTGTCCGCGGTGCTGCCGCTGGCGCGCTCGGGATTGTGGTACAGCCGCGCGGGCGCGGCGCGGGTGCTGGGGGCGGTGGGCGGTTCGGAGTGCCTCGCGGTGCTCCTGGACATGCTGCTGGAGGAGAACCGCACCGTCAGCGAGTCGGCCGCCTCGGCGCTGGTGCACGTGTGCCGGCGCGGCGGAGTGACCTCCGTGGCGCGCGGCGTGTACGCGCGGAGCCCCTCGGACCGGGAGCCGGCGCTGCGCCTGCTCGAGGCCGGGGAGGCCGGGCTCGAGGAGAAGGTCCGGCGCCTGCTGGCCGACACGCAGCTCATGACGGTCAGGGAGGACGGCAGCGAGCTCTGGGAGCAGGGGGACACCGGCCGCAAGGGCGGCCTGGTGTGGGAGGTGCTCACCGGGGGCAAGGCGCAGCCTCCGGAAGCGGTGCGCTAG
- the obgE gene encoding GTPase ObgE has protein sequence MLIDRVRIHVLAGRGGDGCASFRREKYVPKGGPDGGDGGDGGSVVMVVDPHMRTLLDFRYHERFEADRGGHGMGKKMYGKAGRDLRIRVPSGTVVYSDPAGEVLADLVDAGAEFVAARGGRGGRGNAHFATPTNRAPRRVEPGRAGEEFRLRLELKLIADVGLVGPPNAGKSTLLSRVSAARPKIADYPFTTLEPHLGLVQLDGERNYLMADIPGLIEGASAGRGLGHDFLRHVERTRVLLMMVPADHEDPPAAARMLEAELMAYNPLLASKPRLPVLTKCDLLAPGAKVGDWAEGPPLRISAHTGDGLPELQQRIWTALEEVSKATPV, from the coding sequence GTGCTGATCGACCGCGTACGCATCCACGTCCTCGCCGGCCGCGGGGGCGACGGCTGCGCCAGCTTCCGCCGGGAGAAGTACGTGCCCAAGGGCGGGCCCGACGGCGGCGACGGCGGCGACGGCGGCAGCGTGGTGATGGTGGTGGACCCGCACATGCGCACGCTGCTGGACTTCCGCTACCACGAGCGCTTCGAGGCCGACCGCGGCGGGCACGGCATGGGCAAGAAGATGTACGGCAAGGCCGGCCGCGACCTGCGCATCCGCGTGCCCTCCGGCACCGTGGTGTACTCGGACCCGGCCGGCGAGGTGCTGGCCGACCTGGTGGACGCCGGCGCGGAGTTCGTGGCGGCGCGCGGCGGGCGCGGGGGCCGGGGCAACGCCCACTTCGCCACCCCCACCAACCGCGCCCCCCGGCGGGTGGAGCCCGGGCGGGCGGGGGAGGAATTCCGGCTCCGGCTGGAACTCAAGCTGATCGCCGACGTGGGGCTGGTGGGCCCGCCCAACGCCGGCAAGTCCACGCTGCTCTCGCGCGTCTCGGCGGCCCGGCCGAAGATCGCGGACTACCCGTTCACCACGCTGGAGCCCCACCTGGGCCTGGTGCAGCTGGACGGCGAGCGCAACTACCTCATGGCGGACATCCCCGGGCTGATCGAGGGCGCCAGCGCGGGCCGCGGCCTGGGACACGACTTCCTGCGCCACGTGGAGCGCACCCGGGTGCTGTTGATGATGGTGCCCGCCGATCACGAAGACCCGCCGGCGGCGGCGCGGATGCTCGAGGCGGAGCTGATGGCGTATAATCCCCTACTGGCGTCCAAGCCCCGGCTGCCGGTGCTGACCAAGTGCGACCTGCTGGCGCCCGGCGCGAAGGTGGGGGACTGGGCCGAAGGGCCGCCCCTGCGCATCTCCGCGCACACCGGCGACGGCCTGCCCGAGCTGCAGCAGCGCATCTGGACGGCGCTCGAAGAAGTTTCCAAGGCCACCCCCGTTTGA
- a CDS encoding zinc ribbon domain-containing protein → MPTYEYQCADCGHRFEKVQPITARALTRCPECKGRVKRLVSGGAGLIFKGSGFHATDYRSAGYKKKARSEDGGKATPGAGDGSGKATPKAGDGGSCPPGGCGSCGPA, encoded by the coding sequence ATGCCCACGTACGAGTACCAGTGTGCCGACTGCGGCCACCGCTTCGAGAAGGTGCAGCCCATCACCGCCAGGGCTCTCACCCGGTGCCCCGAGTGCAAGGGCAGGGTGAAGCGGCTGGTGAGCGGCGGAGCGGGGCTGATCTTCAAGGGCTCCGGCTTCCACGCCACCGACTATCGCAGCGCCGGCTACAAGAAGAAGGCCCGCAGCGAGGACGGCGGGAAGGCCACGCCCGGCGCCGGCGACGGCTCCGGGAAGGCCACACCCAAGGCCGGCGACGGCGGCTCGTGCCCGCCCGGCGGCTGCGGCTCGTGCGGGCCCGCGTGA
- the rsmD gene encoding 16S rRNA (guanine(966)-N(2))-methyltransferase RsmD, producing the protein MRITGGDLRGRVLFGGSGRAVRPTLGQVREALFSILGPRVRGAGVLDLFAGSGALSFEALSRGAARAVLLERDAQALRVVRRNIDSLGLSSSAVAHLADSRRWVRSHPLQEFELLFLDPPYAGPEGMDVLQALGDAELHPDALVVWEHAVRSGPGAPERVGRLARFLDRRYGDTGLAMYRRPGEEA; encoded by the coding sequence CTGCGCATCACGGGCGGTGATCTGAGGGGCCGCGTCCTCTTCGGGGGGAGCGGCCGGGCGGTGCGCCCCACGCTGGGACAGGTGCGGGAGGCCCTCTTCAGCATCCTTGGCCCGCGGGTGCGCGGGGCCGGGGTGCTGGACCTGTTCGCCGGCAGCGGGGCGCTGTCGTTCGAGGCCCTCTCGCGCGGTGCGGCCCGCGCGGTGCTGCTGGAGCGGGACGCGCAGGCCCTGCGGGTGGTGCGGCGCAACATCGACTCCCTGGGACTATCCTCGAGCGCCGTGGCTCACCTGGCCGATTCCCGCCGCTGGGTGCGGTCGCATCCACTGCAGGAATTCGAGCTGCTGTTCCTGGATCCGCCCTACGCGGGCCCCGAGGGCATGGACGTGCTGCAGGCCCTGGGGGATGCGGAGCTGCACCCGGACGCGCTGGTGGTCTGGGAGCACGCGGTCCGATCCGGGCCGGGCGCGCCGGAGCGTGTGGGCCGACTGGCGAGGTTCCTGGACCGACGATACGGCGACACGGGACTGGCGATGTACCGCCGACCGGGGGAGGAAGCATGA
- a CDS encoding pyridoxal phosphate-dependent aminotransferase — translation MTTQNLRQLSNRARSTPPSPTIAIDDAARDLKAKGVDVLSLGAGQPDFDTPDDIKESGIGAIRKGETRYTGVAGIPDLRKAVAEKLRRENGIPVEPGQVMAAAGVKPALFHALLALVEPGDEVVIPTPCWPSYPEMVRLAGGVPVEAPLSASSGFALDAAALRAACTPRTRVLMVNSPNNPTGAVASRESLEAVGRLAVEKDLWVITDEIYEKLVYDGAAHVSLASLAPEFAERCVTLNGFSKAFAMTGWRIGYAAGPRDVIDAMTALQSQTSGNCSSIAQRAAAFALTAAHPANLAAMQAAFAERRALVMAEIRTWKHARMQPPPGAFYAFVDLSAYAAALPGGGGSVALAKHLLDTARVAIVPGAAFLDDRYQRLSYAASESVLREALGRIKASLQKLKA, via the coding sequence ATGACGACCCAGAACCTGAGGCAGCTCTCGAACCGGGCGCGCTCCACGCCGCCCTCGCCGACCATCGCCATTGACGACGCGGCGCGCGATCTCAAGGCGAAGGGCGTGGACGTGCTCTCGCTGGGTGCGGGCCAGCCCGATTTCGACACCCCCGACGACATCAAGGAGTCGGGCATCGGCGCGATTCGCAAGGGCGAGACCCGGTACACCGGCGTGGCGGGCATCCCCGACCTCCGCAAGGCGGTGGCGGAGAAGCTGCGCCGGGAGAACGGCATCCCGGTCGAGCCCGGCCAGGTGATGGCCGCTGCCGGCGTGAAACCGGCACTGTTCCACGCGCTGCTGGCGCTGGTGGAGCCCGGTGACGAAGTGGTGATCCCCACGCCGTGCTGGCCCAGCTACCCGGAGATGGTGCGGCTGGCCGGCGGCGTGCCGGTGGAGGCGCCGCTCTCCGCCTCCAGCGGTTTCGCGCTGGACGCGGCCGCGCTGCGCGCGGCGTGCACCCCGCGCACGCGCGTCCTGATGGTGAACAGCCCCAACAACCCCACCGGCGCGGTGGCCTCCCGCGAATCGCTCGAGGCGGTGGGGCGGCTGGCGGTGGAGAAGGACCTGTGGGTGATCACCGACGAGATCTACGAGAAGCTGGTGTATGACGGCGCCGCGCACGTGAGCCTGGCGTCGCTGGCGCCGGAGTTCGCCGAGCGGTGCGTGACGCTGAACGGCTTCAGCAAGGCTTTCGCCATGACCGGCTGGCGGATCGGCTACGCGGCGGGGCCGCGGGACGTGATTGACGCCATGACCGCGCTGCAGAGCCAGACCTCGGGCAACTGCAGCTCGATCGCCCAGCGCGCCGCGGCGTTCGCGCTCACCGCCGCCCATCCCGCGAACCTGGCTGCCATGCAGGCGGCCTTCGCCGAACGCCGCGCCCTGGTGATGGCGGAGATCCGCACCTGGAAGCACGCGCGGATGCAGCCGCCGCCCGGCGCGTTCTACGCGTTCGTGGACCTGTCGGCCTACGCCGCGGCGCTGCCCGGCGGCGGGGGCTCGGTGGCCCTGGCGAAGCACCTGCTGGACACCGCACGCGTGGCCATCGTGCCGGGCGCGGCGTTCCTCGACGACCGCTACCAGCGCCTGTCGTACGCCGCTTCGGAGAGCGTGCTGCGCGAGGCTCTGGGCCGCATCAAGGCGTCGCTCCAGAAACTGAAGGCCTGA
- the pta gene encoding phosphate acetyltransferase, translated as MNTLETLRARAARRDARVVFPEGEDPRILQAAEWLAERKLARPTLIGREAVVRAGARQLGLKLVGVKVVDPATAVTAERVHQLQLLLALADEQEARARLAQPMWLAALLVRSGEADAGVGGAVHTTADVLRAGIKVVGLKPGVKTVSSFFLMEVPGSPPRVLFFADCGVVPAPTPEQLADIAVSTADSFERLTGGVPMTAFLAFSTKGSAEHPSVDAIRAALAMAKEKAPGRAMDGELQADAALVAAVGEKKAPGSPVAGRANVLIFPDLHSGNIGYKLVERLAGARALGPIVQGLARPFCDLSRGASAEDVFHVAVVAAVLAEER; from the coding sequence ATGAACACGCTGGAGACGCTCAGGGCGCGCGCCGCGAGGCGGGATGCCCGGGTGGTGTTCCCCGAGGGCGAGGACCCGCGGATCCTGCAGGCGGCCGAGTGGCTGGCGGAGCGCAAGCTGGCCCGTCCCACGCTGATCGGGCGCGAGGCGGTGGTGCGCGCCGGGGCGCGCCAGCTGGGCCTCAAGCTGGTGGGAGTGAAGGTGGTGGACCCGGCGACCGCGGTCACCGCGGAACGGGTGCACCAGCTGCAGCTGCTCCTGGCGCTGGCCGACGAGCAGGAGGCCCGCGCCCGGCTGGCGCAGCCGATGTGGCTCGCCGCGCTGCTGGTGCGCTCGGGCGAGGCGGACGCCGGCGTGGGCGGGGCGGTGCACACCACCGCCGACGTGCTGCGCGCCGGGATCAAAGTGGTGGGGCTCAAGCCCGGCGTGAAGACCGTGTCCAGCTTCTTCCTCATGGAAGTGCCGGGCAGCCCGCCGCGGGTGCTGTTCTTCGCCGACTGCGGCGTGGTCCCGGCGCCCACGCCCGAGCAGCTCGCCGATATCGCGGTGAGCACCGCCGATTCGTTCGAGCGGCTCACCGGCGGCGTGCCGATGACGGCCTTTCTGGCGTTCTCCACGAAGGGGAGCGCGGAGCACCCCTCGGTGGACGCGATCCGCGCCGCATTGGCGATGGCGAAGGAGAAGGCCCCGGGGCGCGCGATGGACGGGGAGCTGCAGGCGGACGCGGCGCTGGTGGCGGCGGTGGGGGAGAAGAAGGCGCCCGGGAGCCCCGTGGCGGGTCGCGCGAACGTGCTGATCTTCCCCGACCTGCACTCGGGCAACATCGGGTACAAGCTGGTGGAACGGCTTGCGGGGGCGAGGGCGCTGGGGCCGATCGTGCAGGGCCTGGCCCGCCCCTTCTGTGACCTGTCGCGCGGGGCCTCGGCCGAGGACGTGTTCCACGTTGCGGTGGTGGCGGCCGTGCTCGCGGAGGAGCGGTGA
- the coaD gene encoding pantetheine-phosphate adenylyltransferase, with protein MSARKGRLAIFPGTFDPVTFGHQDLVERALSLFDRVLVAVAPRDEKGVLFTVEERVAMVREVTRGLRRVEVVPFRGLLVDFASRMGADAVVRGLRAVSDFEFEFQMALMNRRLRPGLETVFLMPSSRYTYLNSTVVKEIARNGGSVRGLVAPLVARRMKAKFALKARR; from the coding sequence ATGAGCGCACGCAAAGGCAGGCTGGCGATCTTCCCGGGCACCTTCGACCCGGTGACCTTCGGCCACCAGGACCTGGTGGAGCGCGCGCTGAGCCTGTTCGACCGCGTGCTGGTGGCGGTGGCCCCGCGCGACGAGAAAGGCGTGCTGTTCACCGTGGAGGAGCGCGTGGCCATGGTGCGGGAGGTCACCCGGGGACTGCGCCGGGTGGAGGTGGTGCCGTTCCGGGGGCTGCTGGTGGACTTCGCCAGCCGCATGGGCGCGGACGCCGTGGTGCGCGGCCTGCGCGCGGTGTCCGACTTCGAGTTCGAGTTTCAGATGGCGCTGATGAACCGCCGCCTGCGGCCCGGGCTGGAGACGGTGTTCCTGATGCCCAGCTCGCGCTACACCTACCTGAATTCCACGGTGGTCAAGGAGATCGCGCGCAACGGCGGCAGCGTGCGGGGCCTGGTGGCCCCGCTGGTGGCGCGGCGCATGAAGGCGAAGTTCGCCCTGAAGGCCCGCCGGTAG